caactctgatagctccaacagtgatcctaattctggtgctggacgttgtgccagctgtacatgtggaggtaatccccagcattaggggtgccctgccttccgccagggggaggtaagggataatggagataacagaatctattgggatgtgtacatccagtggcctggcacttcaaaatttcagaagtacagggccttggttgacacaggagctcagtgtaccataataccatcaaattatcaagggggagaatctataactattcagggagtcactggtggatctcaagagttgtttaggatagaggttgacataagcttaactgggaagcagtggaagaaacatactattgtaacaggacctaatgcaccttgtattttgggaattgattttctgagagaagggcgttttaaagtccctaagggttacaaatggacttttggaatagcaactgtagaaattgatggaggaaaattgaagttgtccattagacctgagctttcagatgaatctgcagttgtgggacaacatgagatagaggatgtgaagctgccggttgcttctcaaactgtgcatcacagacaatacagaaccaaccgtgactctttggtgcccatccaaaacttgatttgttagttggagagtcagaaggtcatcagcaaaactcattcacctttcaacagtccaatctggcctgtgagaaagcagaatggagagtggcgtctgacagttgatttccgtgccttgaatgaagtaattccagccatgagtgcagctgtaccagacatgatggaactccaatatgagctggaatccaagcaggccaaatggtatgctaccatagacattgctaatgctttcttctctattcccatagcagaggaatgcagacctcagtttgctttcacctggagaggcattcagtacacattcaatcgtttgccccaggggtggattcacagttcaaccatctgccatgcagtgatccatgatgctttggagaaaggtggagctccagaacacattcagttcatcgatgacatcatcgtctggggtgagactgctgaagaagtctttgagaaaggtaacaaaatcattgacattctcttgcaagctggtttcgctatcaaacgagacaaggtgaaaggacctgccagagaaatccagtttctgggagtgtggtggcaagatggtcgccgtcacatcccaatggatgtgataaacagagtctccaccatggcaaatcccatcaacaagaaagaaactctgcgtttcttaggcatagtgggattttggagactgcacattcctggatacagtcagattgtgaaacctctctatgatgtgactcgaaagagaaacagtttccaatggggtcctgagcaacaagcagcctttgaccagatcaagcgagaggtagtccaagcaatgggtctgggacctgtccgaactggtccagacattaagaacattctgtacacagccgcgagtgacaatggtccgacctggtgcttatggcaaagagctccaggggagacacgaggacgtcctcttggtttctggggtcgtggctacagaggctcagaggcaaactacactccaacaaagaaagagattttagctgcttatgaaggagtgaaagctgcttctgaagtgattggaactgagtcacaacttcttctagctcctagattgccagttctgaattggatgttcaaaggcaaaggttcttcaccacatcatgcaacagatgctacctggtctaagtggatggctctgataacacagcgagctcgaatgggaaatctcgaaaggcctggtttggtggaggtgatcacaaactggccagaaggcacaagctgtgctaaacctccagaggagagagtaactcgtgctgaggaagctcctccttacagtgatctgtctgatgatgacaagagatatgctttgttcacagacggttcctgtcgtctggttgggaacaagcggagatggaaatctgcagtgtggagtccaacatgcagagttgcagaagcgagagatggagaaggagaatccagtcaatttgcagaggtaaaagctgtccagctagctcttaacatagctgaacgtgagagatggccaaagatttatctctacaccgactcgtggatggtagccaatgccttgtggggttggctgaaagactggaagaagaatggctggcagaggaaaggaaagccaatctgggctgcagatctgtggcaagacattgctgctcgcattgagagaatcccagtgaaagtgagacacatcgatgctcacattcctaagagcaaagctgcagaggaacaacaccacaaccatcaggcagatctagctgcaagagtttcccaggtggacacaaactctgatcctgatcctgatcttgactggaaacaccgaggtgagctgttcttagctcggtgggcccatgactcgtcaggacatcaaggcagagatgcaacctaccgatgggctcgtgacagatccattgacatttccatggatgctatcacacaagtcatccatgactgtgacatttgtgctgctattaagcaggcaaagtggatcaagcccttgtggtatggtgaccgatggtccaagtacaactatggtgaagcctggcagattgactacatcactctacctcgttctccatctggtaagcagtatgtgctgactatggtagaggcaagcactggatggctggaaacttatccagttcctcatgcaactgcatgtaacaccattcttggtctggagagacaaatcctgtggagacacggaactccagagaggattgagtcagacaacggaactcatttcaagaacaatcttgtaaaaaactgggccaaagagcacggcatcgagtggatattccacattccctactatgcaccagctgcagggaagatcgaatgctacaacggtttgctgaaaaccactctcaaagccatggggggtggatctttgaaaaactgggagaaacatttagcacaagcaacctggttggtgaatagtagaggttcagtgaatcgggctggacctgcccaatcagatttgttgcgaaaggaagaaggtgatagagttcctgttatcagagaaaagaatctgttaggcaaaactgtttgggtattttctccttcaggagaggccaaacctgtccgaggggtggtttctgctgaaggtcctggtcacacctattgggtgatgcaagaaaatggtgaaattcaatgtattccacaaagaaatctaactttggctgagagaggttaaattcagagtgttgcgcagatacagcatcgcgcccaagaggagagttcatgagatctacggtgcacgaaccctgagagccctgagtcacctgagagtccctgttcctttcctcattccatctgcgaggaaacaagctgtttgctgtttttcctgtgatttgactcttttgaatcatctacatctgagatagccggaatggactatggtctttattcacctattgttgtagatattattttagattagataaatggaagtagcagccaatggaattgtttagaaggggtggactgtgatggtttgaaactgtctttttaatttttccttgcaaagttcagaacagagaaagtgaaagaatgtaaataagtcactattgggtgtaagaaagcaaaataacgattgttctaaacacttccattggatagatagacatgtttaagaactattacccaaaccaaagtaggcactctgcacattctgtgttctgcagtgggggcagatgctgggctgtctggctgctgtttcttcttctcttctggctgaagataacacgtactgaccttggcagctaagttaacaactttctgcttaactaactctgcttctctgtccaggtgggtctggggggaagctcctgggagagagagaggcccctttgggagggtccccttggggggaagtaaagggagatcggttgtgcttttctgttgattgtatatatttgtaaatgttgtgaattttgtatatttgtacatcttcattgcatttcattgtagattttagactctgcttgtaaatacagcttttcatttgcttccagactgagctagcctggttattggtggtggggggtgaatttcagctcacactgacacaagtatctttatcaacgacctggatgagggcattgagaataccctcagcaagttcactgatgatacaaaactgggggtgttggctgacacctgtcaggctgtgctgccatccaacctgacctggacaggctggagagctgggtgcaggcaaaaaGTTTAGTAAGGACAactgcaaggtcctacatctggggagaaataacaacaggcaccagtacaggttaggggctgccctgctggaaagcagctccccagagaaagaccttggagtgctgggggacagcaagctCTCCacggaacagcaatgtgctcttgtggccaagagagccaaagggaTCCTGGCATGTatgaagaaaggtgtgtccagcaaatgtagggaagttcttctacctctctactctgccctggtgagaccacacttggaataatgtgtctagttttgggctccccagttcaagagagacagagacctgctggagagaatccaacagagagccacaaggatgaataagggacttgagcatctcccctatgatgagagactgagatccctggggctatttagtcttgagaagagaagactgaaaggggatctgatcaatgtctataaatatctgagaggtgggtgtcaagtggagggggccaggctcttttcagtggttcacagtgataggacaaggaacagtgggttcaaactagaacatagaagatttcacctcaacatgaggagaaacttctttacagtgagggtgacatagcagtggaacaggctgcccagagggcttgtggagtctcctctggaggttttccaAACCCACacggatgcattcctctgcagactaccataagtgatccttctctggctggggggttggatctgatgatctcttgaggtcccttccaacctctgatatactgtgatactgtgatactgtgaccttGTCAAAGGCCTTGAGAAAGTCCAGATAGATATCATCCATGATCTTTGCAGAAATCCACTAGACCAGAtaaaggttgcccagaaagggtgtggatgccccctccctggaggtgttcaaggccaggttgaatgaggccttgagaaacctggactagtggaaagtgtccctgcccatggcaagggggttggaactagatgatctttaaggtcccttccaacccaaactgttacatgattctatgattggtcaggcaggacgtgcccttagtaaagccatgctAGGTGCCTTGACTCACCTTCATGTGCTTTATCAGAGCTTATGGGATCTGTttcatgatcttcccaggcacagagatgaATCTGACAGGTTGGTAGTGCCTAGGGTCCTCTTTTCTACTCTTTTTACTATATGCACATGCAGAGCACCAGGGCTTCTGTGTGCTACTGCAGCACAGCTTAAAAGAATAGTGATCCCATTAAGACAAGAAGAATGTCTCCAGCATGTTTCTGGCTAtccttcctctgtgctgtcACAAATGTGAGCTTTCCCAACGTCTGGGACAATTCAGCTGTCACCACAAATTGTCAAGCAGTAACTATTAAGCATTCACATTGCAAAATAATGAAAAGACGGGCTACATTTTAAGATACCGAAGCAATTGCACACATTGCTACAGAAAGGCTTAAAGAGAGGGCATTTCTACTATTCTATGATATAGAAAAGAGAGCTAGAATTACTAATATTTACTGGTATTAAATGTCTGGAAATGTGATCAGCCGGAGCTGAGATTTCCCGGTAACTCCTTCAGGCTGTCAGTGCTTTATTCTGAGCCCATGTGTGGTAAGTGTTTCTGGTCTGAATGCTGGAGCATTCAGGGATGGGATTCAGGGGGATTCAGGGACTTTCATGGTATATAGGCTAAAGCTGTTTGAAACTATACAGAATCAGCTGAAGTGAGCTTTACATAAGTCAGATTCAACACAGGACTCACTGCCTAGAATTCTGAGACCTGTACAATAGAAGTGCtaggtcctgcatttgggtgcCACCaatcccatgcaatgctacaggcttggggcagaatgACTGGAAAGATGCCTggtagaaaaggacctggggttgttggttgacagccatctgaacatgagccagcagtgtgctcaagtggccaagaaggctaccAGCATCATGTCCTGTATCAGTCATAGTGCGagcagcaggactagggaagtgagTGTGACCCTGTACTCAggactggtgaggccataccacTACTGCTGTGTccggttttgggcccctcaatacAAGAACAACATTGAGttgttggagtgtgtccagagaagggcaacaaatctggtgaaaggtctagagaacaagttttacaaggaacagctgaaggaactgggattgttcagtccagaggaggctgaggggtgccctcaatgttctctacaactacctgaaaggaggttgtaatgaggtgAGGGCTGGCCTCTTCTGTCTAGTtcaggtgacaggatgagaggaacaggcctcaagttgtgccaggggaagtttgggttagatattaggaaaaatttctttatggaaagagtggtcaggcattgtaatgcccatggaggtggtggagtctctgtcgatggaggtgttcaagaaacatgcacacatggcacttagggatgCGTTTAATGGCCATACCAGCGCTAGtttgatagttggactcaataatcttagagctcttttccaaacaaaactattctatggttctatgattctatgaattcagagCACAAAATGTAGCTATCTTCGACTTGCTTGCTATCTGTCAGCCTGTGATAGACTTACATGGAGGATGTTTGGGTGGACACCCTTACAGACAATTGCAACAATAATTTAttgactgaaaaagaaaacaagcctCAAAATTTCCAGCAACTCTATTTTAAGAAGTGAATTCTAATTTGTCCTGGTTTAGAGTGggacagatcctctattgcccAGAGAGAGGCAAAAGAATgatgctcacacaaatggattggatagtgatggaaagtttaaaggGAAAAGCAATTGATATTCTACAAAActgcaaagcatagtggcagagATATCCCAAATCATACAGAGCTCCCTTACACCACACCCCAAAAGCCCTGAGCACTTCtattctccccacctgagggtgcacccaaacccccagggctctttcttcccccccactaCTAGgttggtctcaggctggccaggtctgagactgcccctccACCTTCTTGCCCTGGCATTGAGCCTAAACAGGCCTAAGAGGcatgagatactcccccaccattacccgagtgggaagcatctcccacgggagcagacagggaagaaagaggaagagagtgACTTTGTAGAcagatttatagggtgcaggatttacgTGTAGAAATACGTTGCTTCCTGTATCCACCTACTGGGTGGACACTGGAGATGTGACCAGGAGACactcagcctaaactgccacggGTAGCTGCGTTATCTGAGCAAGAGACTTGACGGAAAGTGATTGCAACCTGTGAATAACCTTGAAGAtatgttttaattttagtttCTTCATAGGATTTTCTTGAAGAGTATAAAGGAAATACTGGATATGAATAGTTGTTTGCTGTCAGAGTTTGAACTGGTGCCAGGTGCAAGGCAGATTTTTAGACTGTTTCTGATAAACCTATGAAATAGTTGAGGCAAAGGAAATTACAGCTTTTTTTGGTCTCATTAGCTTTAGTTGTTTGTTAAGACTGTGCAATGCCAAACAGTGGCTGCTGACCACAAGTAATTCAATGTTCAGAAAAGATGAAGAGTGCTGCTGCCGTCATATGGAGCTGACTTCAAGATGTTCATCTTTTGTCTGAAGTTAGACACAGGAGTAATTTTCTTTACGGGAGAAAAGTCTGTGAAATCCCATTTCTTTGAAATGACTGAACAGAACAGCCAAACCCAACAGGAGTAGTTTAGTGCTGCTGATACAGCCCCATGGCCATGTTACAGTCTGGTCTCAATAGGATTACGAAGCATCCAAGCCACCTCAGTGCCTGCCTGATGCCATTCAGGGTCTGCAGGAGACCAATGGAAGCATCAGCTGCATCTTTCTCAGGGACATTAGCTTCAAATGAACAGGAGTTGTAGAAACCCATGTTCTTCAAAACTAGTAGTCAGGATGATTAAATAAGACCAGATGTGTGCCTGTGTTTATGTACAAATTGGTATGAATACCGAAGTGTCCTGCCTTTGGCTAGGATAGGGTTAATTTTCTCACAAGAAGTAGGAAGGGATCACACAAAGGCTATCCAGCTGAACCAGCCAGTAGGGAAGTCCTACAACATACTAACATTTCATaccatacacatatatatatataaggggaggaaagggggagcTGGCCCAGGCAGGTGCAATGagttttggagccttctcttcattgGGTGAGATTGTCAAGATTTATAGCACCCATTTTATAGATTACTTCATTAGTATTACTGTTATTCCTGTTGCTTATTTGTGCTCTCTATTGTTCTATTAAACTCTCATTATCTCAGCCTATCgtgttttgcattttgctccTAGTTTCCTTTCCCATTGCACCAGGGGCTAGGGGGACCATGTGAGAGGCTGCATGGGGCTCAGTGCCCAGATGATTCTAAACTAAGACACAAAGCAAGGATATTTCTGTTATGAATATGTGGTCAGTATCTCAATGCTCACTGAGCTGGCTATGTTTTCTCTTTATGACCCACTGAACAACCTTGGtaacacaaacagaaaaatgctaTGCTGACACTCAGCCTTGGGTATTGCCTTTAGATAACAAGCGGGCAATATTGCTGAGAGAAAAGGTTTTCACAACTCATAGTTATACCAAAAGCTTTCTGCCATTTCTAAATAACTCCACCAAGGTCCTTCTTGCCTTTGCCATTCTGAAGAGGCCTAAAATTGCAGATTGAATAAGCACCTATTTGCTAAAAGATAGATCCTTTTTCTGGTATTTTCTGTTCAGGCTTGCTCAAGCTGTACCTCGAAGTCTGGCAtatgttttttaattaacacCTAAAGATTCTATCCAATGAAAGCACCACTTTCCCAGAATAAGGCTTATGTGGAATCGAGGTGCCTTCCCCTGGCACTCCCTAAACTAAAAGGGCATTTTCTAATTCACCTCACACTGTCATAATTGTCCACAGTTCTGCACTACCGTGCATCCACAGCCACCTATCatgacccagcaccaccagtgcAGGGACAGGTGGAGATAGCTTACTTATGAACAGGAAGAAGACACGTGGAAAGTCATCGTATTCACTTGATTTCTGCTGTGGGCTTAAGACAGTTCCTGTTATCTGTTGCATGGACCACACGCCACTagggagagaaaaatcacagtGAACGTAAACCACAGCCCAATATGTTCTTCAGTCCTTCACATCTGCTTGTCAAGGGACTCTGTCCCGTGCCCTCTGGCACAGATCCTTCCCTAGACATTAGGAAGTGAGGTTTCCTAGTGGTGaacctccagcatctccagggatcaGTTTCTGGTGGAACAGTGATGAAGAATGAGCACGCATTAGGGGCCAGGCTTCATCTGCTATGATCCCACCAACTCCTGCCTGACAGAGAGACACATGGCACAGGGAGAACTTTTAAACCACCATTGACAAAAGCAGTCATTGGGCTGCTTTAATCTGTGCAAGAGATTTGTCCACTTTCTGTGAAGTTCCTGAATGGAAGTAGATGGATAGGTGTGAATTTAAAATACAACTTTATAGTTTAAAGGACTATAACTATAAAACTATGCTCAGCTTGCACTATGAACATAATATATTGTGTACCAAACACCTTTTCCTTTTACTAgttatgtgtctgtgtgtctgatGATGCTCTTCTGCATCTCAGTGAGAAGCATCCTGCACTAACTAGCCAATTTTCAACCTTTTCAATTAACAGAgtttaaatttaaataatttttggcACGACATCTATAATAATTTTCTATTACTTTTTAGATCACAACTCAAAATTAATCAATAATATTTTTAACATCACAAATGCAGAAGGACCTTCGCAGTCTCCTAGGAGCCATATAACTACACGTTATGCTGGTGGCCATTATTGTCCTCTCTAATACAGTCTCTGTTTGCCAAGAATACACCATGACATGTAGGGTTGCAGATCCCTTAGGAAATGTACTGAGACGAGGACATGGGTCTGTCACCTTAACTGTCACACAAGCCTGTTACATTTGGATTGCTGTTAATGCACATGGGCCCAAGCAAGAATATTGGAAAAAAATTGAGtactgaaaagcagaaagactAGTAACTTCATAGAGAAAATCTGTATCCCGAGTGGAGCACAGTGCTTTCACTTATGTGCCACAGAAGAATAAACTTCAGACAGGCATGTGTACTGTCAACAGCTCAGCTTTTGAAGCAGTGGGAGCAAGTGAAACCTACGTGGACATTCAGAACAATTGCTCAAAAACTTCGAGCACATCAAGCAAACTAAACTTGATGTAGATCCTCGCCTTTCTGCAAATACGCATACCAGATACAAAAGACATTAAACAGGTCAAATTAACGGCAATTTTAAGCACTATTTATTCGTCACACTGTGTGCAAATATACCTCTACAGCCGCACACGTGAACGACACAAGTGCAATTTGTAAACATTGTGGAAGTGAAGTTCCATGATGGGGCAGGTGTATCTTGTTTAAACCATTTGGGATGGTCTGTCCGCTTTTGCATTGGCCAGCCGCGGTCACTATTCTGTACGTCACGTTCTTCTGCTCCGCTGAGTAAAATCTCCAGGTAAAATCGGGTAGAACTTCATTTAATCTCTACACGCATTAGCAAACTACTGGCAGAGAATAGCTGACTCGAAAACTGCGGCAGCCCTGTGTAAAGTCTGACGACCACAGCAGCGGCGGCGCCCGAGGCTCGCCCCCGTCGCCCCCGTCGCCGTCGGCGTGCTTCTTCCTTCTCCGCTCCAGCCTCCAGCCGCGGGGAAAACGCCAGTACGCACTTGCGACGAGAAAAACGGGAGGGTGCCGACGGCGCGCCCGGGACACGCGTGGTAGGGGCGGTGGGGTGCTTAGCTTGGCACCCAGCGGAAGCGGTACCCGCCGGCGGCCGTGCGGACTGTGAAGGCGCTGCCTTGCGGGAAGGCCAGGGTGCGGATGCTACCCGCCTCCCCCAGCGCAGCCCGCAGGCTGCCGGGTCCCTCCAGCTCCTCGCCGCCGGAGCGCGGAGCGGCGCGGACCGTACGCAGCCCGCGGAAGGCGCCGTGCAGGCTCGGGGCCAGCCGCGGGCGCTTGGCTGTGGGGCTTCCAGACGGGCTCCCTCCAAGGCCGGCTCCCGAACCGGCCCCCAGGCTTCGCAGAGCAGCGCGGCACTTCTCCGATACTTCACGCAGCATGGTGTCCACGCCCGCCGTCTCCTCCTGCGGCTCCTGTCGCTCGTTCCCGCCCCAGGTCCCGGCCGGAGCggcgggaggaggaggtggagaatgaagaggaggaggaggaagggcagcCCCGTCGGCATCAGCGTCTGCCAGCAGAAGAGAGCACGACTTCCGAGGGCTGTGCCGCACCGCGCATCTCAAACCACCCTGCACAACATTATGTCGGTGTgagttgaaattccccccccctcccccgacaataaccaggctagcccagtctggaagcaaatgaaggctgtatttacaagcagagtctaaaatctacgacgaaatgcaatgaagatgtacaaatatacaaaattcacaacatttacaactatatacaatcaacagaaaagcacaaccgatctccctttgcttccccccaaggggaccctcccaaaggggcctctctctctcccaggagcttccccccagacgcacctggacagagaagcagagttagttaagcagaaagttgttaacttagctgccaaggtcagtacgtgttatcttcagccagaagagaagaagaaacagcagccagacagcccagcatctgcccccactgccgaacgcagaatgtgcagagtgccccactttggtTTGGGTAATAGTCTttaacatttctatctatccaatggaagtgtttagaacaatcgttattttgctttcttacacccaatagtgacttatttacattctttcacttttctgttttgaactttgcaaggaaaaattaaaaaggcagtttcaaGCCATCACAAACACCATCTCGGCTCCACCCTGCCCCACACCCGTCTGACGACACTGCTTCCTCCCACACCACATGATCCATCCCACACCTCACTGCCGTGCCTTGCACTACCCCATCCCACATTGACCCATCCTGCACAACCCTGCCCCAAACTGTACCACACTGTCCCCCACTGCCCTGCTTCACCCTGATGCACCATCTTGATTCACACTGCcccacatcccaccccaccaCGAATCACCCTGTTGTGCACCACACGGTGTCACACTACACCACCTCATCCCACCCCATACCTCCTCCACCACCCCATCCCATGGCCCTATCCCACCTCACACTGTTCGACCTCATCCTGCATGCTATCCCCCAATGCACCCCTCATTCCACTGCCCCCAAATAACCAGCTGGGCCGTGGGGCAGCCAAGCTCGATGGGACAGCAGCACTCACATCAAGGACAGCAGCTAGCTGCCTGGCCTGGCttgccagctccttcagctgcgtGTTGTTCTCCCTCAGGTTCACCAGCTCTTCTTGCCTCTTTGTGAGGGTCTCCTGCAGCTGTGAAGGACAAGTGAAGACGCAGTGGTTGGGACAGATCCACTTCCCAGGTTCCAGGGGAAGCTG
The sequence above is drawn from the Indicator indicator isolate 239-I01 chromosome Z, UM_Iind_1.1, whole genome shotgun sequence genome and encodes:
- the MCIDAS gene encoding multicilin; translation: MPSTVCLLLCSPLSTSPAMSPSVLPIMLPSSVSSAMPLEDAPSAVLHISVCPPGYAHPCLGSSPMSFTVLSTHHYRLAGFGSLCPHPSHHPSQPCDPAADGLPPLDCTEFDFSLSEEVAFGPCTPQLESSMMAQMPLQHLPSPESCWRDLAGQHQKALGDALVANSQLQETLTKRQEELVNLRENNTQLKELASQARQLAAVLDSCSLLLADADADGAALPPPPLHSPPPPPAAPAGTWGGNERQEPQEETAGVDTMLREVSEKCRAALRSLGAGSGAGLGGSPSGSPTAKRPRLAPSLHGAFRGLRTVRAAPRSGGEELEGPGSLRAALGEAGSIRTLAFPQGSAFTVRTAAGGYRFRWVPS